In Streptomyces sp. NBC_00414, a single window of DNA contains:
- a CDS encoding replication initiator — protein sequence MTALLPKNLAALVARASEPDFAVWRRNIVRLGGCTNPIHLVGGATVFDTTTGEALFSYESDVYGGRLLTACGNRRATVCPTCSRLYRADTYQLIRTGLVGGKNVTEEVSGHPRVFVTLTAPGFGPVHTRRERDGQVRACRPRRPGECCRHGSPGGCHERHTADDSRLGEPLCPRCYDYAGAVLWQAHAGQLWHRFGLELRREIARRVGLSRTEISEAVRLSYAKVAEYQRRGLVHFHAVIRLDGPDGPASVPPGWATTGLLAEAVRAVVVRVRLVAPGAEVVGPRVLRFGEQVDVRPIAAFGAGERLTSAAVAGYIAKYAAKGAESAGAVDGRVHHARDLVMLPVRAHVLRLISTCWWLGGLPPFEPLGLRRWAHMLGYGGHFSTKSRRYSTALTALRQARADHRAEEQRTALGIGERPTVTVGQWRYAGRGYSPEAALLAASVRESGDPHGA from the coding sequence ATGACCGCACTTCTCCCGAAGAACCTTGCCGCCCTGGTCGCCAGGGCATCGGAGCCCGACTTCGCGGTCTGGCGACGGAACATCGTCCGCCTCGGCGGCTGCACCAACCCGATTCACCTGGTCGGCGGGGCAACCGTCTTCGACACGACTACCGGTGAGGCACTGTTCTCGTACGAGTCGGACGTCTACGGCGGTCGGCTGCTGACAGCGTGCGGCAACCGGCGGGCGACTGTCTGCCCGACTTGCTCTCGGCTCTACCGAGCGGACACGTATCAGCTGATCCGGACCGGACTCGTCGGCGGCAAGAACGTTACGGAGGAGGTGAGCGGGCACCCTCGGGTGTTCGTCACCCTGACCGCTCCCGGCTTCGGCCCTGTCCACACTCGTCGTGAACGCGACGGACAGGTACGAGCCTGCCGTCCGAGGAGGCCGGGGGAGTGCTGCCGACACGGCTCGCCGGGCGGCTGCCATGAGCGGCATACGGCTGACGATTCCCGGCTCGGTGAACCGCTCTGCCCGCGCTGCTACGACTACGCCGGGGCCGTGCTCTGGCAGGCGCACGCCGGACAACTCTGGCACCGCTTCGGGCTGGAGCTGCGCCGCGAGATCGCCCGGAGGGTCGGGCTGTCCCGTACGGAGATCAGCGAGGCTGTGCGGCTGTCGTACGCGAAGGTTGCCGAGTATCAGCGGCGCGGCTTGGTCCACTTCCATGCCGTGATCCGCCTCGATGGCCCGGACGGACCGGCCTCGGTCCCGCCTGGCTGGGCGACGACGGGTCTCCTGGCGGAGGCCGTGCGGGCGGTCGTCGTGCGGGTGCGGCTCGTCGCTCCCGGCGCGGAGGTCGTCGGTCCTCGGGTGCTGCGGTTCGGCGAACAGGTCGACGTGCGCCCCATCGCGGCGTTCGGCGCGGGGGAGCGGCTGACCTCGGCTGCTGTCGCGGGCTACATCGCCAAGTACGCGGCCAAGGGAGCGGAGTCCGCCGGCGCGGTGGACGGCCGGGTTCACCACGCACGGGACCTGGTCATGTTGCCGGTACGGGCTCACGTACTCCGCCTGATCAGCACCTGCTGGTGGCTCGGAGGCCTGCCTCCGTTCGAACCCCTCGGCCTACGGCGCTGGGCGCACATGCTCGGCTACGGCGGCCACTTCTCCACCAAGTCACGCCGCTACTCCACCGCCCTGACCGCGCTCCGTCAGGCCCGTGCAGATCACCGCGCTGAGGAACAGCGGACAGCCCTCGGCATAGGCGAGCGGCCAACCGTCACGGTCGGCCAGTGGCGCTACGCCGGGCGCGGCTACTCGCCGGAGGCCGCGCTCCTGGCCGCGTCGGTGCGGGAGAGCGGTGATCCTCATGGCGCGTGA
- a CDS encoding RRQRL motif-containing zinc-binding protein, translated as MSLGYAKCFDPTGARYGIPTFPWRCVPDGYATRRQLRARGLRPGGQQVAAQALRPRYRRGPLVAYFYRLDQAKPVRSMTPARWRALECANRARRTCPQCLTDAGYVIPASLGTCVTCAYPEEQRAA; from the coding sequence ATGTCGCTCGGCTACGCGAAGTGCTTCGACCCGACCGGCGCCCGGTACGGCATCCCCACGTTCCCGTGGCGGTGCGTCCCGGACGGCTATGCCACCCGCCGGCAGTTACGGGCGCGCGGTCTGCGCCCGGGTGGGCAGCAGGTGGCCGCTCAGGCGCTGCGCCCGCGCTACCGGCGCGGCCCGCTCGTCGCCTACTTCTACCGCCTCGACCAGGCCAAGCCCGTTCGGTCGATGACGCCGGCCAGGTGGCGGGCGCTGGAGTGCGCCAACCGCGCCCGCCGGACGTGTCCGCAGTGCCTCACGGACGCCGGATACGTCATCCCCGCCTCCCTCGGCACCTGCGTGACCTGCGCCTACCCCGAAGAACAGCGCGCCGCCTGA
- a CDS encoding DUF2637 domain-containing protein yields the protein MNAVQIRSAERALSVGTWLIVAGAMLYSILTVTPLAAEHTPDKWDWTAPILPLVVDAAVVIVVRLDAVLATLGGHGGKWPIVLRWMTGCMTLALNIADSGLRKDLVGAAVHAVAPLLLIVTAETGLAYRRAIAAAVTTLEERQQTERAAREQAAAERREAAVRLAREQREHTAALAREQREHEASLIREQAEREERARREEAERIEIRERAEREQRERAEREREQQRRERERREREEADLREQARQQHVERERREQVERAARAERERAALLAGGPATAKLSEDRARPIVRAAFESGLPTRAAAELCGWSVGWVSTRYQELRDAGHPGTAREAVPAEAVA from the coding sequence GTGAACGCCGTTCAGATCCGTTCAGCCGAGCGCGCCCTGTCGGTCGGCACATGGCTGATTGTGGCGGGCGCGATGCTGTATTCGATCCTCACCGTCACCCCGCTCGCTGCCGAGCACACCCCCGACAAGTGGGACTGGACGGCACCGATCCTGCCGCTGGTCGTCGATGCGGCGGTGGTGATCGTGGTCCGCCTCGATGCCGTGCTCGCCACCCTCGGAGGTCACGGTGGGAAGTGGCCGATCGTCCTTCGCTGGATGACCGGCTGCATGACCCTCGCCCTGAACATCGCAGACTCCGGACTGCGAAAAGACCTGGTCGGCGCGGCCGTCCACGCGGTCGCCCCGCTGCTGCTGATCGTCACCGCAGAGACCGGACTCGCCTACCGGCGCGCCATCGCTGCGGCCGTCACCACCCTGGAAGAGCGGCAGCAGACGGAGCGTGCGGCGCGGGAACAGGCAGCGGCCGAACGGCGCGAGGCTGCGGTGCGGCTGGCCCGTGAGCAGCGCGAGCACACCGCCGCACTGGCGCGTGAGCAGCGTGAGCACGAAGCCAGCCTGATCCGTGAACAGGCTGAGCGCGAAGAGCGGGCGCGGCGCGAGGAAGCCGAGCGCATCGAGATCCGGGAGCGGGCGGAGCGCGAGCAGCGTGAACGCGCTGAGCGTGAGCGTGAACAGCAGCGGCGCGAGCGTGAACGCCGTGAGCGCGAGGAAGCCGACCTGCGCGAGCAGGCACGGCAGCAGCACGTCGAGCGTGAGCGCCGTGAGCAGGTAGAGCGGGCGGCGCGTGCCGAGCGTGAACGCGCCGCGCTGCTGGCCGGCGGACCGGCTACGGCGAAGCTTTCGGAGGACCGGGCCCGCCCGATCGTCCGGGCCGCGTTCGAGTCCGGGTTGCCGACGCGGGCCGCTGCCGAGTTGTGCGGTTGGTCGGTCGGTTGGGTGTCCACCCGCTACCAGGAACTGCGCGACGCCGGCCACCCCGGTACCGCCCGCGAGGCGGTACCTGCTGAGGCGGTGGCGTGA
- a CDS encoding helix-turn-helix transcriptional regulator, which produces MAREKPAELLTVRQVLDELGGISRRTFYRWRELRIAPRCIRLPNGELRVRRDVLNDWLEQRAEGAAS; this is translated from the coding sequence ATGGCGCGTGAGAAGCCGGCCGAACTGCTCACCGTGCGGCAGGTGCTCGACGAGCTGGGCGGGATCTCCCGGCGCACCTTCTACCGCTGGCGGGAACTGCGCATAGCTCCGCGCTGCATCCGGTTACCGAACGGCGAGTTACGGGTCCGGCGAGACGTGCTCAACGACTGGTTGGAGCAGCGTGCGGAGGGGGCCGCGTCGTGA
- a CDS encoding tyrosine-type recombinase/integrase, whose protein sequence is MKSYKVSVWKLSVNRTTKKVTYLVRWVVDGQSFSESYKTKALADRFRAKLLRTVDKGEPFDTVSGLPDSLRGGRAALSFLELAVSYVDARWAEASAKQRDSVTDSLATAVPVLVKPVRGRPAPDLVRRALRSYVLPVPRRDRERPDEISAAVRWIERASLPVAELQEIVRVHGLIDGLGRKLDGKPAATQTYRRRRAVVFNALEYAVELELLPSNPLSRVRRKRGKRPVQEVDRRVVVNPRQARELLAAVTYVGGYERASGRRLRAFFGCLYYAAMRPGEALGLRRSDCALPAKGWGRIELAETRPTAGKAWTDSGEAHDRRGLKQRAEGEVRIVPIPPPLVRLLREHLKEFGTAKDGRLFASERGNVVAASSYSRVWKQTRELALMPEQVLSVLAFRPYDLRHAGVSQWLNSGVPAPDVAARAGHSVDVLLKIYAKCIDGQEHEMNDRILRGLGEEDDTGK, encoded by the coding sequence GTGAAGTCGTACAAGGTCTCCGTATGGAAGCTCTCGGTCAATCGGACGACCAAGAAAGTGACCTATCTCGTTCGCTGGGTGGTCGACGGTCAGTCGTTCAGCGAGTCGTACAAGACAAAGGCACTGGCTGACCGCTTCCGCGCGAAGTTGCTCCGCACTGTGGACAAGGGAGAGCCCTTCGACACGGTGTCTGGACTGCCCGACTCACTGCGCGGCGGCAGGGCTGCGCTCTCGTTCTTGGAGCTGGCGGTCAGTTACGTCGATGCCAGGTGGGCGGAGGCGTCCGCGAAGCAGCGGGACAGCGTAACCGACTCTCTGGCGACGGCTGTCCCTGTGCTGGTCAAGCCGGTACGGGGACGGCCGGCGCCGGACCTCGTGCGCCGCGCACTGCGCTCGTACGTCCTGCCTGTGCCCCGGCGGGACAGGGAACGGCCGGATGAGATCTCGGCCGCAGTGCGGTGGATCGAGCGGGCGTCGCTTCCGGTGGCCGAGTTGCAGGAGATCGTTCGGGTACATGGGCTGATCGACGGTCTCGGGCGGAAGCTGGACGGCAAACCTGCGGCTACGCAGACGTACCGGCGGCGTCGGGCGGTGGTGTTCAACGCACTGGAGTACGCAGTTGAGTTGGAGCTGTTGCCCTCGAACCCGCTGAGCCGAGTACGCCGCAAGCGCGGTAAACGGCCAGTGCAGGAGGTTGACCGCCGAGTGGTCGTCAATCCGCGGCAGGCGCGTGAGCTGCTGGCGGCGGTGACGTACGTGGGTGGCTACGAGCGGGCCAGCGGTCGACGGCTGCGGGCGTTCTTCGGCTGCCTGTACTACGCGGCCATGCGACCCGGTGAGGCACTGGGTCTTCGTCGTTCGGACTGCGCTCTCCCGGCGAAAGGCTGGGGTCGTATTGAGCTGGCCGAGACGCGTCCGACGGCGGGCAAGGCATGGACGGACTCCGGTGAAGCGCATGACAGAAGGGGCCTGAAGCAGCGGGCGGAGGGCGAGGTGCGCATCGTGCCGATACCACCGCCCCTCGTCCGGCTGCTTCGGGAGCACCTGAAGGAGTTCGGTACGGCGAAGGACGGCCGGCTCTTCGCCAGTGAGCGGGGCAACGTCGTAGCCGCGTCGTCGTACTCGCGCGTGTGGAAGCAGACGCGAGAGCTGGCGCTCATGCCGGAACAGGTCTTATCCGTGCTCGCCTTCCGGCCGTACGACCTTCGGCATGCGGGCGTCTCGCAGTGGCTCAACTCCGGAGTTCCGGCACCGGACGTGGCCGCTCGTGCGGGTCACTCGGTCGACGTGCTGCTCAAGATCTACGCGAAGTGCATCGACGGCCAGGAGCACGAGATGAACGACCGGATCTTGAGGGGTCTGGGGGAGGAGGACGACACCGGAAAGTGA
- the traB gene encoding plasmid transfer protein TraB, whose product MSGYPLDTHGGGGGIGAYLLNRAKPHLPPWIGVAGVGITGALGNWRWGESAAAGVGLTLASVALSGATWWMGKSTTQQRRIHSAITVAAGSAWLTAACLAGPTAGPIDDMYLIGGPVLALSWNVRMVLRRNDDPAGEGSDKGLLAKVGLARAQIGAAKVEPNRVTAPLGLEAGEQTNDDVTKSLSRLASALDLPTSAVRYLPDPGSARRGELVIVPEDMLAELVEWEGPSNLGGSIAEPLVIGRYDDGAPLLLWLPGDPEAKRNSTHVLIAGGTGSGKGDTALNVQTEILSRRDVILWLSDPKSFQDFRPLLPGIDWAVEGGTATEVMVEALKAAIPARTGWLGAHRYRQWTPECVQIQSDPAHSCGKDGTACGCAGMPFLVAWMEEAANTLRALGDDVFTGIAQEARSAGISLVVSLQRPSYDQMSTSTRASLPSVIALGCDPRDEGFSLPDTVIDAGAHPGAWGNRRPGYCYVVSPGIDESRYPSPGRTRAFGHRAVPVMELLATWAQRNGATPDPITDRAAAGIAGRAYTTRNDTDDQSTAGAAADEGDDDMEYGLLVDPEDVDIDPDAELPDPEEGDDIALFGQETGRKPSPEEARRLFADALTQFEDEGRMVVGPKDFMEWCDRHGLSRPWVSARLKEAYEEGRLEPTNQTGRWRIIPALTPA is encoded by the coding sequence ATGAGCGGCTACCCCCTCGACACGCACGGCGGCGGGGGCGGCATCGGCGCCTACCTGCTCAACCGGGCCAAGCCCCACCTTCCCCCGTGGATCGGCGTCGCCGGTGTCGGCATCACGGGGGCACTGGGGAACTGGCGGTGGGGCGAGAGCGCCGCCGCCGGTGTCGGCCTCACCCTCGCGTCCGTCGCCCTGTCCGGCGCCACCTGGTGGATGGGCAAGTCCACCACTCAGCAGCGCCGCATCCACTCCGCGATCACCGTGGCCGCCGGGTCCGCGTGGCTGACGGCCGCGTGCCTCGCAGGGCCCACGGCGGGGCCGATCGACGACATGTATCTGATCGGCGGGCCGGTGCTGGCCCTGTCCTGGAACGTGCGCATGGTCCTGCGCCGTAACGACGACCCCGCCGGCGAAGGCTCCGACAAGGGCCTGCTGGCCAAGGTCGGACTGGCGCGGGCACAGATCGGTGCGGCGAAGGTGGAACCCAACCGGGTCACCGCGCCGCTCGGTCTGGAAGCGGGCGAGCAGACCAACGACGACGTCACCAAGAGCCTGTCCCGCCTCGCGTCCGCCCTGGATCTGCCGACGTCGGCCGTGCGCTACCTGCCCGATCCCGGCTCGGCACGGCGCGGTGAACTGGTCATCGTTCCCGAAGACATGCTCGCCGAACTGGTGGAGTGGGAGGGCCCCTCGAACCTGGGGGGTTCGATCGCGGAACCGCTGGTGATCGGACGCTACGACGACGGCGCCCCGCTCCTGCTCTGGCTCCCGGGCGACCCAGAAGCCAAGCGGAACAGCACCCACGTCCTGATCGCGGGCGGGACCGGATCCGGCAAGGGCGACACCGCCCTCAACGTCCAGACCGAGATCCTCTCCCGCCGCGACGTGATCCTTTGGCTCTCCGACCCCAAGTCATTCCAGGACTTCCGCCCCCTGCTGCCCGGTATCGACTGGGCCGTTGAGGGCGGGACGGCCACCGAGGTCATGGTGGAAGCCCTCAAAGCCGCCATCCCCGCCCGCACCGGGTGGCTCGGTGCCCACCGCTACCGGCAGTGGACCCCGGAATGCGTCCAGATACAGAGCGACCCCGCGCACTCCTGCGGCAAGGACGGCACGGCGTGCGGCTGCGCGGGCATGCCCTTCCTGGTCGCCTGGATGGAGGAAGCGGCCAATACCCTGCGCGCCCTCGGGGACGACGTGTTCACCGGGATCGCGCAGGAAGCCCGCTCGGCTGGGATCTCGCTGGTCGTGTCGCTTCAGCGTCCGTCGTACGACCAGATGTCGACCAGCACCCGTGCCTCGCTGCCGTCCGTGATCGCGCTCGGCTGCGACCCGCGCGACGAAGGGTTCTCGCTGCCGGACACGGTCATCGACGCGGGCGCGCACCCCGGGGCATGGGGCAACCGACGCCCTGGCTACTGCTACGTCGTCAGCCCCGGCATTGACGAGTCCCGCTACCCCTCCCCGGGCCGCACCCGTGCCTTCGGGCACCGGGCGGTGCCGGTCATGGAGCTGCTGGCCACGTGGGCGCAGCGCAACGGCGCCACCCCCGACCCGATCACCGACCGCGCCGCCGCCGGTATCGCCGGCCGCGCCTACACCACCCGCAACGACACCGACGACCAGTCGACGGCGGGCGCCGCTGCCGACGAGGGGGACGACGACATGGAGTACGGGCTGTTGGTCGACCCGGAGGACGTCGACATCGACCCGGACGCCGAACTCCCCGACCCCGAGGAGGGCGACGACATCGCGCTGTTCGGACAGGAGACCGGCCGCAAGCCGTCCCCGGAAGAGGCCCGCCGACTGTTCGCCGACGCGCTCACGCAGTTCGAGGACGAGGGCCGAATGGTCGTCGGTCCGAAGGACTTCATGGAGTGGTGCGACCGGCACGGCCTCTCCCGCCCGTGGGTCTCCGCTCGCCTCAAAGAGGCGTACGAGGAAGGCCGGTTGGAGCCGACGAACCAGACCGGCCGGTGGCGGATCATTCCTGCCCTGACACCCGCGTGA
- a CDS encoding DUF6284 family protein yields the protein MKHIGAVQTDVTADDFDREPTFGELDAIWIEMPLIQAEVELLDVQISLLDRPVTETDTRRLRRAHRKVLAARLVLANRDGAAFSDVA from the coding sequence ATGAAGCACATCGGTGCTGTTCAGACGGACGTTACCGCCGACGACTTCGACCGCGAGCCGACGTTCGGGGAGCTGGACGCCATCTGGATTGAGATGCCGCTCATCCAGGCTGAAGTTGAGCTGCTGGATGTGCAGATCAGCCTGTTGGACCGGCCGGTCACCGAGACGGACACGCGCCGGCTGCGGCGGGCCCACCGCAAGGTGCTCGCCGCCCGCCTCGTGCTGGCCAACCGGGACGGCGCCGCTTTCTCGGACGTGGCGTGA
- a CDS encoding DUF6303 family protein: MSVSRGPWRLYVVLLNTIERWPEFGFDRALPVPTFTERTDALSVLGFEPLPGAEWTWTEDSETPDDPASPVCLIAAIRVRSWAGVDA; the protein is encoded by the coding sequence ATGTCCGTGAGCCGGGGCCCGTGGCGCCTGTACGTGGTGCTGCTCAACACCATCGAGCGGTGGCCTGAGTTCGGCTTCGACCGGGCGCTGCCGGTGCCGACGTTCACGGAACGTACGGACGCGCTCAGCGTGCTCGGCTTCGAGCCGCTGCCGGGTGCCGAGTGGACGTGGACCGAGGACAGCGAGACCCCCGACGACCCCGCCTCTCCGGTCTGCCTGATCGCCGCGATCCGGGTGCGTTCATGGGCGGGGGTGGACGCGTGA
- a CDS encoding class I SAM-dependent methyltransferase, translating into MSNRELAPSVLRFYGETVNEGSRLRRSADGRLELARTQELLRRFLPPTPARVLDVGGGTGVHAEWLVKDGYEVSLLDPIPRHVEQASAVCPASLGDARDLDAVDDSYDVVQLLGPLYHLPDADDRRKALSEARRVVKPGGLVAAAAINRYASLFEHVTYAHLHTERMQGAISKILRTAVHDGDHFTLAYFHRGEELADELRESGLVDVQVFGIEGPAWSLVKAVEQQPGDGPTDDLIASAMTAARMAEPYPELLAASSHLLAVGRAPASPPGECVSGA; encoded by the coding sequence ATGTCGAATCGCGAATTGGCCCCCTCTGTCCTGCGCTTTTACGGCGAGACCGTGAACGAAGGCAGCCGCCTGCGTCGCTCGGCAGACGGCCGTCTCGAACTGGCCCGAACGCAGGAACTCCTACGTCGCTTCCTACCGCCGACCCCCGCCCGGGTGCTGGACGTCGGGGGCGGCACCGGAGTGCATGCGGAGTGGCTGGTGAAGGACGGATACGAGGTGTCCTTGTTGGACCCCATCCCCCGCCACGTTGAGCAGGCGTCTGCTGTCTGCCCGGCATCACTCGGAGACGCACGAGACCTGGATGCGGTCGATGACAGCTATGACGTCGTCCAACTACTCGGCCCGCTCTACCACTTGCCCGACGCCGACGACCGCCGCAAGGCACTCTCTGAGGCCCGACGCGTGGTGAAGCCGGGAGGGTTGGTGGCCGCAGCGGCGATCAACCGCTATGCCTCGCTGTTCGAGCACGTCACATACGCGCATCTGCACACCGAGCGCATGCAGGGGGCAATCTCAAAGATTCTCCGAACTGCGGTGCACGACGGCGATCACTTCACCCTGGCGTACTTCCATCGCGGCGAAGAGCTTGCTGACGAGCTTCGGGAATCAGGGCTCGTCGACGTGCAGGTGTTCGGGATCGAAGGTCCAGCATGGTCGCTCGTGAAGGCGGTGGAACAGCAGCCGGGTGACGGACCCACAGACGATCTGATCGCGTCCGCCATGACGGCCGCGCGAATGGCTGAGCCGTACCCGGAACTGCTAGCCGCTAGCTCACACTTGCTCGCGGTAGGCCGGGCTCCTGCCTCTCCGCCCGGCGAGTGCGTGAGCGGTGCGTGA
- the traA gene encoding plasmid transfer protein TraA, which produces MADNGSANRAANRQHRQAQSANRPRVNTNDGTTNKSNKFANAGAAAGGFVGAMGGSFVPPINVTVNNNRGAARAGGGRGSQSLLPAPEFTSPAQVRNYCNTLRAAAVALSIEVAMGAEIFKSVLSSVPDPEGRAFGSKLRARKVARKMQKSADALRDAAKNAAACYSVYQQEFQEEINAVRHRARKPQAPVINWADQ; this is translated from the coding sequence ATGGCAGACAACGGATCGGCCAACCGGGCCGCCAACCGGCAGCATCGGCAGGCACAGAGCGCAAACCGGCCGCGCGTCAACACCAACGACGGAACCACCAACAAGTCCAACAAGTTCGCCAACGCCGGTGCGGCGGCGGGCGGGTTCGTCGGCGCGATGGGCGGCTCGTTCGTCCCGCCCATCAACGTCACCGTCAACAACAACCGGGGCGCCGCCCGCGCCGGCGGTGGCCGTGGGTCCCAATCGCTGCTGCCAGCACCGGAGTTCACCTCTCCCGCGCAGGTACGGAACTACTGCAACACCCTGCGTGCTGCGGCCGTGGCCCTGTCCATCGAGGTGGCCATGGGCGCTGAGATCTTCAAGAGCGTGCTGTCCTCCGTGCCGGACCCGGAGGGCCGCGCGTTCGGCTCCAAGCTCCGGGCCCGCAAGGTCGCCCGCAAGATGCAGAAGTCCGCCGACGCCCTGCGCGACGCGGCCAAGAACGCCGCCGCCTGCTACTCGGTCTACCAGCAGGAATTCCAGGAAGAGATCAACGCGGTTCGTCACCGTGCCCGCAAACCACAGGCGCCGGTCATCAACTGGGCCGATCAGTAA
- a CDS encoding DNA methylase encodes MTQPTDLRRANGPRPRVLDLFSCAGGAATGYQRTGFDVDGCDIAARPNYPFPYHHGDALEYLAHLITTGEIRRYAIVHASPPCQAKNTLTVGTNASRGWGGTHVDLVAPTRDLLERTGLPYVIEQPNGQAEIRKDLTLCGEMFGLGVIRHRNFELGGWTAERPAHVPHRGRVRGWRHGVYFDGPYVAAYGNGGGKPSVPELQAAMGMTWTDVREELTEAIPPAYSEFIGRAYLTTVALGVAA; translated from the coding sequence ATGACCCAACCCACCGACCTCCGGCGAGCCAACGGCCCACGGCCGCGCGTGCTGGATCTGTTCTCCTGCGCCGGTGGCGCCGCAACCGGCTACCAGCGGACAGGGTTCGACGTGGACGGCTGCGACATCGCCGCCCGCCCGAACTACCCCTTCCCCTACCACCACGGTGACGCCCTCGAATACCTCGCCCACCTGATCACCACCGGCGAGATCCGCCGGTACGCGATCGTGCACGCGTCCCCGCCCTGCCAGGCCAAGAACACCTTGACCGTGGGCACGAACGCTTCACGAGGATGGGGCGGAACCCACGTGGACCTTGTGGCGCCCACCCGTGACCTCCTCGAACGGACCGGTCTGCCGTACGTCATCGAGCAGCCCAACGGGCAAGCGGAGATCCGTAAAGACCTCACCCTGTGTGGCGAGATGTTCGGGCTCGGGGTCATCCGGCACCGCAACTTCGAGTTGGGCGGCTGGACGGCCGAACGGCCTGCGCACGTTCCGCACCGGGGCCGCGTACGCGGATGGCGGCACGGCGTCTACTTCGACGGCCCGTACGTGGCCGCGTACGGCAACGGCGGGGGCAAGCCGTCCGTCCCGGAACTCCAGGCCGCAATGGGCATGACGTGGACCGACGTGCGCGAGGAACTCACCGAAGCCATCCCGCCCGCCTACAGCGAATTCATCGGCCGCGCCTACCTCACCACCGTAGCGTTGGGGGTGGCCGCGTGA
- a CDS encoding GntR family transcriptional regulator has product MALLKYEEIAESLRARIAAGEFEPDEPLPSGRDLAEQWSVSRATAIKAMDVLRNDGIVVAKQGTGFVVANTPVARPAGARRAGSARISGGMPYERVGEPDWAEPSVRVAAALRLDSGVSALRRIRLHRLPDGSPHSYAEAWFPPEIAEASPRLADTAPIAEGTTRYVRRQTGRYPAEGVDVTTVRLATEHESHHLALSEATAVGVILHTAYDQQGRPLVCEEGVTPSPHYEQVETYAM; this is encoded by the coding sequence ATGGCCCTACTGAAGTACGAGGAGATCGCGGAGTCACTACGTGCCCGCATCGCCGCTGGCGAGTTCGAGCCGGATGAGCCACTGCCGTCCGGGCGGGACCTCGCAGAACAGTGGTCGGTGTCCCGTGCGACCGCCATCAAGGCAATGGATGTGCTGCGCAACGACGGTATCGTCGTGGCCAAACAGGGCACGGGATTCGTCGTGGCGAACACCCCCGTCGCGCGGCCGGCGGGCGCACGACGGGCGGGTTCCGCCCGTATCTCTGGAGGCATGCCCTACGAGAGGGTCGGTGAGCCAGATTGGGCCGAGCCCTCGGTGCGCGTGGCCGCCGCGCTGCGCCTGGATTCGGGAGTCTCCGCATTGCGGCGCATTCGACTCCACCGGCTCCCGGACGGGAGCCCGCACAGCTACGCGGAAGCGTGGTTCCCGCCGGAGATCGCGGAAGCCTCCCCCCGGCTTGCGGACACCGCTCCCATTGCCGAGGGGACGACTCGCTACGTTCGTCGACAGACCGGCCGCTATCCGGCGGAGGGGGTGGACGTGACCACGGTGAGGCTCGCAACCGAGCACGAGTCGCACCACCTTGCGCTGTCTGAGGCGACGGCGGTTGGCGTCATCCTGCACACCGCGTACGACCAACAAGGGCGCCCGCTCGTATGTGAAGAGGGGGTCACACCCTCCCCTCACTATGAGCAGGTGGAGACCTATGCGATGTAG